The genomic region ACGTCGTCGCCGTACTCGCCGCCGAAGGACAGGTCGAAGCTCTCCAGCAGCTCCTTGTCCTCGTCCTCCGGGCTGACGATCTGCACTTCGTACCCGAGGGTCACGCCGAGCAGCTGCAGCGTCTCGTCGGTGCAGGACTGGGTCGCGGTCACCATCTCACCGAGCTGGGTGAAGACGACCTGGACCAGCGCGCCGGGATTCGCGTCGATCTTGTCCGCGAAGTCGGCCAGCGAGGCGCCACGCGGAAGTCGGATGGCCTGCCCGTTGCCACGGGGGACCATCGCGCCCATCCGCGGCGCCTCCAGGCCGCTCTCCCATTCCTGCCGCTTGGCGCGCTTGGACTTGCGCTGCCGGCCGGGACGACCGCGGCCACCCGGGCCGAACGCGCCCGCCGTGGTACCGCCACGCCCACGACCACCCGCCGCGGGACGGCCGCCACCGCCGCCACCGGGACGACCCGGCGCGCCGGCACCGCCGCCACCGCCGCCGCCACCACCGGGACGACCGGGAGCGCCACCACGACCGGCGAAACCGCCGGGACGCGCGCCGCCACCGCCGCCGCCACCGCCGGGACGGCCGGGAGCGCCGCCACCGCCGGGACGGCCGGGAGCGCCGCCCGCAGGACGGGGCTGGAACATGTTCGCGTTGGGCCGCGGACCGCCGCTACCGCCCGGCCGCGGCGGCATCCCGCCGGAACCGCCGGGGCGCGAACCGGGACGCGGCGGCATCGAGCCGGGCGAGGGGCGCGGACCGCCGGCGCCGGGAGCACCGGGACGAGGCCCACCCGGGCGCGGGCCCGGGCGAGGCGCACCCGGGCGCGGCGGGGAGGCCGGGCCGGAGCCGGACTGGCCGGCCGACTGCCGGGGCCCGGCAGACGGCGTCGTGTACGGATTGTTGCCGGGCGCGGACGGCCGGGGGCCGGGACGCGGACCGGGACGCGGGCCACCGGCGGACGGGGCGCTGGGAGCGCTGCCGCCGGGCGGCGGAACCGGGGCACCGGGACGGGCACGACCGGGGGCCGCCGGGCCGCCGGCGGGCCGCGGGCCGGGCCGGGGACCCGACGCAGCGGCCGGGGAGGACACCGGCGGAATCGACGTCGCGGCGGGCGGCGGCGCGGCCGCGCTCGCCGCGATGGGCCGCGGCTGGGATGCCGGCGGGCTCGCCGCCGGCGCACCGGGAGCCGGCGCGCTCGGGGCCGCCGGCGCGCTCGGGGCGGCGGGGCCGCCGGGACGAGCGGCCGGGCCGGGACGACCCGGGACGGGACGGGGGCCGGGTCGAGGCGCGAGGCCAGGACGCGGCGGCGCCGGACGGGCGCCGTTACCGGGCCCCGGCCGACCGCCGGGACGCCCGCCCGAGGCGGACCCGCCCTCGGCGGGGAAGGCTTCCTTCAGCTTGCGGACGACGGGGGCTTCGACTGTCGACGAAGCGGACTTCACAAACTCGCCCAGGTCCTTCAGCTTGGCGAGCACGGTCTTGCTGTCGACACCAAGCTCCTTGGCGAGCTCGTGTACGCGGGCCTTTCCTGCCACGGTGCTCCTTCGTTCGGCCCGCGGTCCGTGCCCGCGTGACCTCGTTACCTGCCGGTCGTGATCATGGCTGGGTGCTCATTGAGCGATCATCGCTGTCTCGACCTGCTTCCCTGTCGACGTCATCTGGCGCCGCCTCCCGGATCGGGCGCCGTCGCTGGCGGCGTCCGTCCCGTCTGACCCGGGCGCTCCGCTGCCGCAGACCACCCGTACCTCCTACCTTTACCCGACTTTCGCTCCATCCGGAGCCCCCGCGGCGGATGGATCCCGCTTGCGGGATCCGACAACCGCGGGGCGAATCCGCTCCAGGTACAGCCTGACCTGCACCGACCCGAGCGGACCTGACACCCGCAGCGCTCGCGGGAACGCCTTGCGACGCTCCGCGAGATCGAGGCAGGCGAGGTCCGGATGCACGTACGCACCCCGACCATGCATACGGCGGCGAGCATCCGGCAGGAGCTCACCGCTGTCCACGACGATACGCACGAGGTCGGAACTCGGCGCACGGCTTCGACATCCGATACAGGTACGGACGGGCTCCGCACGACACGCCATGAGAAGTCTATCCCGCCCGACCCCGAGAGTGCCCCCCCGCGGTGGGAGAGCGGCGCGGAACCCCGGGTGGCCCGGACCGCCGCGGCGCACCCGCCGACGGCGGCTCGGCGGCGGCCGGCGGCCCACCGGCCCGGTCCTCGGCGTCGGAGTGGATGTCGATGCGCCATCCGGTCAGCCGCGCCGCCAGTCGCGCGTTCTGTCCCTCCCGGCCAATCGCCAGCGACAGCTGGTAGTCGGGGACGACGACCCGCGCCGACCGACTCGCCAGATCCGTCACCTCGACCCGGGCCACCCTGGCCGGCGACAGGGCGCTGCCGACAAAGGTCGCGGGGTCGGCCGACCAGTCGACGATGTCGATCTTCTCGCCGTGCAGCTCGGCCATGACGGCGCGCACCCGGCTGCCCATCGGCCCGATGCAGGCGCCCTTGGGATTGACCCCGGCCACCTTGGAGCGGACCGCGATCTTGCTACGGTGGCCGGCCTCGCGGGCGATCGCGGCGAGCTCGACCGTGCCGTCGGCGACCTCGGGGACCTCCAGCCGGAACAGGCCCTTGACCAGCTCGGGGTGGGTTCGCGAGAGGGTCACGGTGGGACCGTGCGGCCCGCGGGCGACGTGCACCACATAGCACTTGATCCGGTCGCCGTGCTCGAGCCGCTCGCCGGGCACCTGCTCCGCGGGCGGGAGCACACCCTCGATCGTGCCGAGATCGACAAGCACCACCTTGGAGCCAGCCCGCTGCTCGTGATGCTGCACCACGCCGGAGACGACCTCGTGCTCACGGTCGGCGTACTGCCCGTAGGTGACCTCCTGCTGCGCCTCCCGCAGACGCTGCATGATCACCTGCTTCGCCGTCATGGTCGCGATCCGGCCGAAGTCGGCAGGCGTGTCGTCGTACTCGCGACTGGTCCCGTCGGGACCCGGCTCGCGCGCGAGCACCGACACCTCACCCGTCGTCCGGTCGATGACCACCCGGGCGTCGGGAGCCGACCCGGCCGTGTGGTGATACGCCGTCAGCAGGGCCGTCTCCATCGCCTGCACCAAGGTGTCGAAGGCGATGTCCTTCTCCCGCTCGATACCGCGCAGCGCGGCCACGTCGAGCTTCACCGGGTCATCTCCTCACCGGCCGCGCCCTGGGCGTCGACCTGGCGGCCCTCGTCGTTGGATACCGGCCCCGGCGACGCCGGGTGATCGTCCTGCGTCGCACCACCACGGGCGGTGTGCGCCTGCGGCGCATCGGCGCTCACGCCGGAGTCCGGAGAGTCCGGCGCATCCCCCGACGGTTGCGCCGGCGACTCGCCGGAAAGATCATCATACCCCTCGGCCGCGAACTCGACCTCCACCGTCGCCCGCTCGACCTGCGCATAGGTCACCCGCGCGACGCGACGACGCTGCGGACGCCCGCGCCGGGCAGGCCCGGTGGCAACGGCCAGATCCGCCCCGGCCTCGTCGGCGGACAGCACCCGGCCGGACAGAACCTCCCCGGCGCTGTCCCGCACGGTCACCAGCCGCCCGACGGCGCGGCGCCAGTGCCGGGGCGCGGTCAGCGGCCGGTCGACCCCCGGGGAGGTGACCTCCAGGACGTAGGGCCCGGCGCTGAGGCCCTCGCCCGCCGCCTCCGCCGCGTCGAGCAGGTCCGACACCACCCTGCTGGCCTCGGCCACCGCGTCCAGGTCGATGCCACCGTCGCGGTCCACCGCCACCCTGACCACGCTGCGCGAACCGGCCCGGCTCACCGCCACATCCTCAAGATCGAAACCTGCCCCGGCCAGGCCGGACGTCAACCGGTCGCGCAACGCCGGCCGGACGGTCCCCGCCCGCCGAGCCGCTCCGGATGAGCCTCGGCCCCGTCCGTGACCGGACTCCCCCGCCCCTGACACCTGGTCCGTCCCTTCTCGTGTTCACGCCTGTCCTGATCGTCTCGCCGCCCCTGCCGGCCGGGCCACCCCGGCAGCCCACCGGCCACCGGAATCCGGTCCCCGGCAATCCGGTCCCCGGCATGCCGGCCACCAGGGGCGATACCCAGGTTCGGCCGGACACCACGGATACACCGCCGGGTTGGCCGGCGACGACACACGGTGATCCTCGCCGACGGACCGCCGCCCAGGAGCCCACCGGGCCACGGCGGCGGCGAACAGGATGAGATCCATAGCCTACGTGCGCCGCCGCACCGACCGACCGCGGCCCGCATGCCGGGGTGCCGACGCCAGGCCGACGGTCCACCCGGACGGGTCGGACGGCGCTCTGCCCGGCCGCCGCGATGTGCGAAGCTCAGGACCGTGGACCCGGCGCCCCGCACATCCGTCTCGCGGCGGCGCGTCCTGGTGGGACTCGGCGGGCTCGCCCTCGCCGACGCCGTCGGGGTAACTGCCTGCACGACCACGGTCTCCCGCTCGACCGCGTCGAACGGCGGGCTCGGCGCGCCGGACATCGCCGCGGCGCGGGGCGCGGTCGTCCGAGCCACGGCACTGGCGACGGCCTACCGGAGCGCGGCCGGACGCCATCCGTCCCTGCGCTTCCTGTTCGACCCGCTGCGCGCCCATCACGAGCTCGCCGCATCGACGCTGGGAGCACAGATCCCGGCCGCGGTCACGACGATCCCGACGGCGTCCGCACCCACCGGGCCCACTCCGACCAGGCTCACACCGACCACGCACGCACCGACCACGCACGCACCGACCGGGGCCGCGGCGACGGCCGCCGTCGACGAGTCGGCCAGGGCCCGCGCGGCGACGCTGGCCTCGCTGCGCGCCGCCGAGAGCGGCGCGACGGCCGCGGCGCGCACCGACAGCCTGCGCGTGAGCGGCGTGCTCGCGCCGTTGCTGGCCAGCCTGCACGCCGCCGGGGTCGCGCAGGTGGAGCTGCTCGACCTTTACAGCGCGCGGGTCGGCGCCGGCCAGCCCGCCGAGACCGCCGGCGGCGTCGGCGGTCTCGCCGGTGTCGGTCTCGGCGGTGTTGGTGTCGGGAGTGCTGGGTGACGGCGGGCAGGCGGGACGAACCGGTCGTCGCGGCCGCCGGGACGGGGGCGGCCCGGCAGAGCCCGGCGGCGCCTGGGCAGGCGGCGGCCGTGGCAGCCCTGAACACGATGCTCACCGCCACCCATGCCGCGATCTATGCGGCCGCGACGGCCGGCGGTGCGCTCGCGCCGCTGGGCCCCCCGGCCGCCGGCGCCCGGGAGCTGGCCCGGCTGAGCTGGGTCGCCCACCAGGCACTACGCGATGACCTCATCGCCGCGATCGGCACCCGCGGCGGTCAGCCGGCCCCGGCACTGCCGGCCTACCGGATCCCCACGACGCCGGTCAGCGTCGCCGCGTCGCTGACCCTGCTGGCCCAGATCGAGGACGCCTGCGCCGCGGCGGCCCACGACGCCACAGCCGTGCTCGTCGCCGACGCCCGGGCGCTCGCCGTCGACGCCCTGGGCGGCACGGCCGTGCGGGCCCAGCGAGCGCGCCTCGCGGCCGGCCTGCCACCCGCCACAGCCACCCGCGCGCTGCCGGGGGCGTCGTGAGCGCCCGCCGAGCCCCTAGCGGGTCGTCCAGGCGTCGGGGTCGTTACCGAGGGCGGTGACGATCTCCGGGAGGCGGCCGCCGGCGACCTCGGCGAGGGTCACGTTCTCCAGGACGCGGCGCAGGTTGACCCGCACGGCGATCCAGACGTCCTGCAGGTTCTTGGCCGCGCCCTCGTAGCAGGCATCCTCGGGGCGGCGCCCGCGCACGCTCGCGAGCGGGCCGTCGGTCACCCGGATCACCGTGGCGACCGTGATCTGGTCGGCCGGGCGGCCCAACTGGTAGCCCCCGTCGGCGCCCCGGCGGCTCTGGACGAGCCCGGCCCGGCGCAGATCGGTCAGGATGTTCTCGAGGAAGCGCAGCGGCAGATCCTGCGCCAGGGCCAGCGATTCGCCCTTGACGAGCTGTCCGTCACTCGCCGCCAACGTCAGGAGTGCGCGCAGCGCATAGTCGGCGCGAGCGGAGATCTGCATGCACCCATATTGCCGCCCGGCAGCGCCCAGCGCGCCCGACGGGTTGAGCTGGCGCGCCGCGGGTGCACGCCCCGACACTCACCGTCCACCGTGGAGTTCCCCCGCAGGGGAGAGGGGACGCCTCTCGATCACCCACCGCCGCCGGAATGCCCGCCGTCCGCGCCGCCGGCGCCCGCATCCGCGGGCAGATCCGGCGCCGAGCCGTCCCCGACGCCTCCCCCCGGCTCGATCCCGCCGCCGGCCAGGCCGCGTCCCCGGTTCCCCCGGGCCGCCCGCACCGCGGACGTCCCCTCGGCGACGAGCCCCCGGCGCACACGCATCCGCTGGTCGGCGGTGTTGAAGGTGGCGTCGACGATGACTCCGATGACGAAGATAGTGATCATCGAGGCCATCACCCCGACCGTGTCGAGCAGCTCCCGGGAGTTCTGCAGGTCGGCGCCGACCGAGGGATGGCCGGGAACGATGACCAGCAGCTCGCCGGCCATCAGGCTGCGCCAGGCGAACGCCCAGCCCTGTTTGAGCCCCGCGAGCACCGAGGGCAGGGCCGCCGGGGCCACCACGTACCGGTACAGGGAGAAGCCGCGCGCACCCATGCTGCGCCCGACCCGGACCAGCAGCGGCGGCACGTAGTCGACGCCGTAGATCACCCCGTTGGCGACGGAGGGCGCGGCCCCGAGCACGACGACGAACGTGATCGCCGACTCGCTGAGCTTGAACAGCAGGATGGCCAGGGGGAACCAGACGATGGAGGGCATCGTCTGCAGCGCGGTGATGAAGGAGCCCACCGCGGTCCGCAGGATGGTGGAGCGGGAGACCGCCACCCCCACCACGACCCCGATCACGACCGCGAGAGCGTAACCCTCCAGCGCCCGGACCAGGGTGCGTGCCAGGGCGTCCCAGAAGTGGCTGGTGCCGAGGCGGCTGCCGAACTCCGACAGGGCCTTGCCCGGCCCGGGCAGCACGTAGGAGGGTTTCCAGCCACTCCAGACGACGACCTGCCACAGCAGCAGGAACAGGACGAGGGCGCCGATCTTCGGCCAGGTGGCGGCCCAGGCCCGGGCCGCGAACGGCCGCCGTTGCGCGGTCGGGATGTCGAGCGCGTCGAGACCCGCGAGCGCCGCGTCCACCTCGAGACCGGTCTCGGCGTCGAGCTCGGTCGACCGGCCGTGGAGCTGGGTCGTGGTGGCGCTGTCAGTGGCCATGCCGGCCGACCTCCTCGCGTAGTCGGGTGGTCACCTCGGTGGCCAGCTCCGCGACCCGGGCCGAGTCGATGCGCCGCGGCCGCTCGATGTCGACGTCGAAGATCTCCGCGACCCGGCCGGGTCGGGAGGACAGCAGCACGATGCGGTCGCCGAGCCGCACGGCCTCGCGGACGTCGTGCGTGACGAAGATGACCGTGACGCCGGTCTCCCGCCAGATCCGTTCCAGCTCGTCGTGGAGCAGGTCACGGGTCATCGCATCCAGGGCGCCGAAGGGCTCGTCCATGCAGAGGATGTCGGCCTCCTGCGCGAACGCGCGGGCCAGGCTCACCCGCTGGCGCATGCCCCCGGACAGTTCATGGGGACGCTTGTCGGCCAGCCCGGCCAGGCGGACCATCGCGAGCAGGCCTTCCACCCGCTCCCGCCGCTCGGCGCGGCGGATACCCCGCAGCCGCAGCGGCACCTCGATGTTGCCCCCCGCGGTGAGCCATGGCAGCAGCGCCGAGTCCTGGAACATCATCCCCGCGCGGCGACCGGTGGTGTCCACGGTGCCGGTGGTCGGCGCGTCGAGACCGGCGATCAACCCGAGCAGGGTCGACTTGCCGCATCCCGACGCGCCGAGCAGACAGAGGAACTCGCCGGACCGGACGTCCAGGGAGACGTTGTCCAACGCCTGGACACGGGCGGCGCCGGAGCCGAAGAACCGGCTGACGCCGTCGATGCGCAGTGCGGTGTCGGAGCGGACAGCGGTCACGGATCATTCCCCCGTTGCGGTGGAGACGCACGCCCGGCGAGGGCGCCCTGCGGGTGGATCAGGAGTCGGAGACGGTCGGCTTGCCCTGCTTCGCCAGGACGTCGTTGAGGATCGTCAGGTCGAAGATGCCGTCGAGCTTCGGGTTCTTGATCAACCCGAGCTCCTCCTGATGCCTGGCCGAGGTGACCAGGGAGGCGGCAATCGGGTCGGGCGTGAACGTCAGCGACTTCCACGCCGAGGTCAGGACCTTGTCCGACAGCGGCTTGCCGGCAAGCTTGCCCAGGGCCGTGTTGGTGACCGTCGCGCCGGCGGCGCGGTCGGCGTTGAGAGCGTTGATCGACGCCACGTTGGCGCTGACGAGCCGGTGCACGATCTCCGGGTTCTTCTTCAGGTAGTCGGTGCGAACCAGCAGCACCGTCGTGACGAACTGACCCTTGGTTTCGGGCCACTGGTCGGCCTCGTTCACGAGCACCTTGCCGCCCGCGGCGACCAGCCGGGACGCTGTCGGCTCGGGCACCCACGCGCCGTCGATCGCCTTGTTGGTGAAGGCGTCGACCGTGATGGAGTTGTCCTGCGGCTTGATCGAGACGTCGCCGCCGCCCTGGGTGTCCGTCTTCAGGCCGTTCTTCTTCAGGTAGTAGCGCAGCGCCACGTCCTGGGTGTTGCCGAGACTCGGCGTCGCGAGCGTGGTGCCCTTGAGCTGCGCGACCGAGGTGATGTCCGGCCGGACCACGAGCGCCGCGCCGCCCGACGTCGCGCCGGAGACGATCCGCACGGCCTCGCCGTTGGACTTGATGAAGCTGTTCACCGCGGGGTTCGGCCCGATGTACCCGGCGTCGAGTGCCCCGGACAGGACGGCCTCGGCCTCCTGCACGCCGGAGTTGAACGTCGACGTCTTCAGCGTGACGCCGGAGCCGAGCTCCTTGGCGAAGATCCCCTTCTCGACGCCGTAGAGCGCGGGCGCGTGAGTGAGGTTCGGGAAGTACCCGAGTCGCAGAGTCCCGCTCACCTGGCCGGGCGTCGCGTTCGCCGTCGCCTTGGCGTCATCGCCCGAGCTCGAGCAGCCCACCACCGCCAGCGCCAGCGCCCCGGCGGTGATCAGTGGCGTCATGGCCCGCCACAGTCTGCTCAGCCTCATGAAAACCCCCTCGGCGCAGGCAGACGCCCGCGCCATGCAAGTCAATCGACGTCATCGGGATGGTAAGCATGCCAGATGCCCCGCATCCTGGCCATGCGCCTTCATTGCGAAGACATCGTCCGGTAACAAACGCATCGAATCTCGGGAGCAACTCCCGCAAAACGGACAGGATTCGAGGACGAGGAGTTGATCCCCACGGACCATCCCGGAACAGGCTGAGGACCAGGTCACAGTCCTGCCCGACGACCGCGACGCAGCGGCGGGGCGGCGGGGCGGCGGCGGCCACACCTGCCTGCGACGGAGGAGAAGCGGGTCAGAAGAGGATCGAGGCGAAGGTGCCCACGCGCTGGAATCCGACCCGCTCGTAGGCTCGGCGGGCGGCGTGGTTGAAGTCGTTGACGTACAGACTCACCCGCGGGGCGAACGCCGCCCGCGCCAGCGCGACGACGCTGGCGGTGCCGGCTGCACCCAGGCCGCGCCCGCGCAGCGCCGGATCCACCCAGACGCCCTGGATCTGGCAGACGTCCCCGGCCACCGCGCCGATCTCGGCCTTGAACAGGACGCGGCCGTCGACGATGTGCGCGAACGAGCGCCGCTGCCCGATGAACTCCGCGACGCGGGCCCGATAGAGGGCTCCGCCGTCGGCGAGGACCGGGGACACCCCGATCTCCTCGGTGAACATGGCGATGCAGGCCGGCAGCAGGATGTCGAGCTCGTCGGGCCGGACGGGCCGCACGGCCGGGTCGGGCGCGATGAACGGAGGCTCGTCGATCACGAGCAGCGGCTGGTCGGACCGGACCTCGCGGGCCCGTCCCCAGGTCGGCTCGAGGTGCCGCCACATCGCCATGACCGACGAGGAGAGGCCGACGACGGAGGAGCAGCGGCGGCCCTGCCGGCGGGCCCGCTCGGCGAACAGCTTCGCCGAGGCGGGACCCGCCGCCACGGGCCAGAGGTTGGCACCGGAGTAACACACCGAGGCCAGGCGGCCGTCCACCGTGTGACCCCACATCTCCGCGCCGAGCCGCCACGGGTCAAGCCCGGCGGCCTCGACGCGGGACGCGACGAACACGTCGGCAACCGGATTACGGGCCAGCAGCTCACGCACGGCGGGGAGATCCCGGTCGTCGAGCAGTCGCGTCGGCGCGGAGCGCAGCGGCAGGCCCATCCGGTCGCGCCGCCTAGCTGACGGTGACCGAAGGCTCGCCGGACGGGGTACCGTCCGCCGTCATCTCCTCGGCCAGCCGCATGGCTTCCTCGATGAGGGTCTCCACGATCTGCGCCTCGGGCACGGTCTTGACGACCTCGCCCTTGACGAAGATCTGGCCCTTGCCGTTACCGGACGCGACGCCGAGGTCGGCCTCCCGCGCCTCGCCCGGCCCGTTCACCACGCAGCCCATGACGGCGACGCGCAACGGGACCTCCATGCCTTCGAGACCGGCGCTGACCTGGTTGGCGAGGGTGTAGACATCGACCTGGGCCCGACCGCAGGACGGGCAGGACACGATCTCGAGCTTACGCTGCCGGAGTCCGAGGGACTCCAGGATCGCGGTGCCGACCTTGACCTCCTCGACCGGCGGCGCGGACAGCGAGACCCGGATGGTGTCGCCGATGCCCTCGGCGAGCAGCGCGCCGAAGGCGACCGAGGACTTCACGGTGCCCTGGAAGGCGGGGCCCGCCTCGGTCACGCCGAGGTGCAGGGGGTAGTCGCAGGACTGGGCGAGCAGGCGGTAGGCCTGGATCATGACGACCGGGTCGTGGTGCTTGACCGAGATCTTGATGTCGCGGAAGTCGTGCTCCTCGAACAGCGAGCACTCCCACAGCGCCGACTCGGTGAGCGCCTCCGGCGTGGCCTTGCCGTACTTGGCGAGCAGCCGCTTGTCGAGGGAACCGGCGTTCACCCCGATCCGGATCGGGATGCCGGCGCCCTTCGCCGCGCGGGCGATCTCGCCGACCTTGTCGTCGAACGCCTTGATGTTGCCGGGGTTGACGCGGACCGCCGCGCAGCCGGCGTCGATCGCGGCGAAGACGTACTTGGGCTGGAAGTGGATGTCCGCGATCACAGGGATCGGCGACTTGCGGGCGATGGCCGCCAGCGCGTCGGCATCGTCCTGGCTGGGGACGGCCACCCGGACGATCTGGCATCCGGAGGCGGTGAGCTGGGCAATCTGCTGCAGTGTCGCGTTGACGTCCGAGGTCAACGTGGTGCACATCGACTGCACGGAGACCGGAGCGTCACCCCCGACCGGGACGTTGCCCACGTTGATCTGCCGGCTGTGCCGCCGAGTACCGAGCGGTCGGGCCGGAGCGGCTGGCATGCCCAGAGTAACGGTCACGTTGTCCTCACTGGCGAATCGGAACTGGCGAATCGAAAAAAAGGATCGACGTGCGACTGATTCGGCCTGTCGGCTGCGGGACGCAGGGCAGTAGGGCGCACGGTCTCGCGCAACCGTGCGGAATCACTGGTTCAGGCGGATCGGATTGAAGATGTCGGCGGACAGGAGGAGCAGGCTGAACCCGAGCAGGACGACAACCGTGGCGTACGTGGCCGGTAATAGCTTGGCGAAATCCACCTTCTGTACCGGTCCACGGTAGCCCCGAAGCCTGCGCAGACCATGTCTGGCCTGTTCGAAGCCCAGCACGGCGATGTGGCCACCATCCAACGGGAGCAGGGGCAGCAGGTTGAAG from Frankia alni ACN14a harbors:
- a CDS encoding YlxR family protein — translated: MACRAEPVRTCIGCRSRAPSSDLVRIVVDSGELLPDARRRMHGRGAYVHPDLACLDLAERRKAFPRALRVSGPLGSVQVRLYLERIRPAVVGSRKRDPSAAGAPDGAKVG
- the nusA gene encoding transcription termination factor NusA; translated protein: MKLDVAALRGIEREKDIAFDTLVQAMETALLTAYHHTAGSAPDARVVIDRTTGEVSVLAREPGPDGTSREYDDTPADFGRIATMTAKQVIMQRLREAQQEVTYGQYADREHEVVSGVVQHHEQRAGSKVVLVDLGTIEGVLPPAEQVPGERLEHGDRIKCYVVHVARGPHGPTVTLSRTHPELVKGLFRLEVPEVADGTVELAAIAREAGHRSKIAVRSKVAGVNPKGACIGPMGSRVRAVMAELHGEKIDIVDWSADPATFVGSALSPARVARVEVTDLASRSARVVVPDYQLSLAIGREGQNARLAARLTGWRIDIHSDAEDRAGGPPAAAEPPSAGAPRRSGPPGVPRRSPTAGGHSRGRAG
- the rimP gene encoding ribosome maturation factor RimP, producing MRDRLTSGLAGAGFDLEDVAVSRAGSRSVVRVAVDRDGGIDLDAVAEASRVVSDLLDAAEAAGEGLSAGPYVLEVTSPGVDRPLTAPRHWRRAVGRLVTVRDSAGEVLSGRVLSADEAGADLAVATGPARRGRPQRRRVARVTYAQVERATVEVEFAAEGYDDLSGESPAQPSGDAPDSPDSGVSADAPQAHTARGGATQDDHPASPGPVSNDEGRQVDAQGAAGEEMTR
- a CDS encoding DUF4439 domain-containing protein, producing MTAGRRDEPVVAAAGTGAARQSPAAPGQAAAVAALNTMLTATHAAIYAAATAGGALAPLGPPAAGARELARLSWVAHQALRDDLIAAIGTRGGQPAPALPAYRIPTTPVSVAASLTLLAQIEDACAAAAHDATAVLVADARALAVDALGGTAVRAQRARLAAGLPPATATRALPGAS
- a CDS encoding RrF2 family transcriptional regulator; the encoded protein is MQISARADYALRALLTLAASDGQLVKGESLALAQDLPLRFLENILTDLRRAGLVQSRRGADGGYQLGRPADQITVATVIRVTDGPLASVRGRRPEDACYEGAAKNLQDVWIAVRVNLRRVLENVTLAEVAGGRLPEIVTALGNDPDAWTTR
- a CDS encoding ABC transporter permease, encoding MATDSATTTQLHGRSTELDAETGLEVDAALAGLDALDIPTAQRRPFAARAWAATWPKIGALVLFLLLWQVVVWSGWKPSYVLPGPGKALSEFGSRLGTSHFWDALARTLVRALEGYALAVVIGVVVGVAVSRSTILRTAVGSFITALQTMPSIVWFPLAILLFKLSESAITFVVVLGAAPSVANGVIYGVDYVPPLLVRVGRSMGARGFSLYRYVVAPAALPSVLAGLKQGWAFAWRSLMAGELLVIVPGHPSVGADLQNSRELLDTVGVMASMITIFVIGVIVDATFNTADQRMRVRRGLVAEGTSAVRAARGNRGRGLAGGGIEPGGGVGDGSAPDLPADAGAGGADGGHSGGGG
- a CDS encoding ABC transporter ATP-binding protein; its protein translation is MTAVRSDTALRIDGVSRFFGSGAARVQALDNVSLDVRSGEFLCLLGASGCGKSTLLGLIAGLDAPTTGTVDTTGRRAGMMFQDSALLPWLTAGGNIEVPLRLRGIRRAERRERVEGLLAMVRLAGLADKRPHELSGGMRQRVSLARAFAQEADILCMDEPFGALDAMTRDLLHDELERIWRETGVTVIFVTHDVREAVRLGDRIVLLSSRPGRVAEIFDVDIERPRRIDSARVAELATEVTTRLREEVGRHGH
- a CDS encoding ABC transporter substrate-binding protein; this translates as MRLSRLWRAMTPLITAGALALAVVGCSSSGDDAKATANATPGQVSGTLRLGYFPNLTHAPALYGVEKGIFAKELGSGVTLKTSTFNSGVQEAEAVLSGALDAGYIGPNPAVNSFIKSNGEAVRIVSGATSGGAALVVRPDITSVAQLKGTTLATPSLGNTQDVALRYYLKKNGLKTDTQGGGDVSIKPQDNSITVDAFTNKAIDGAWVPEPTASRLVAAGGKVLVNEADQWPETKGQFVTTVLLVRTDYLKKNPEIVHRLVSANVASINALNADRAAGATVTNTALGKLAGKPLSDKVLTSAWKSLTFTPDPIAASLVTSARHQEELGLIKNPKLDGIFDLTILNDVLAKQGKPTVSDS
- a CDS encoding GNAT family N-acetyltransferase, translated to MGLPLRSAPTRLLDDRDLPAVRELLARNPVADVFVASRVEAAGLDPWRLGAEMWGHTVDGRLASVCYSGANLWPVAAGPASAKLFAERARRQGRRCSSVVGLSSSVMAMWRHLEPTWGRAREVRSDQPLLVIDEPPFIAPDPAVRPVRPDELDILLPACIAMFTEEIGVSPVLADGGALYRARVAEFIGQRRSFAHIVDGRVLFKAEIGAVAGDVCQIQGVWVDPALRGRGLGAAGTASVVALARAAFAPRVSLYVNDFNHAARRAYERVGFQRVGTFASILF
- the ispG gene encoding flavodoxin-dependent (E)-4-hydroxy-3-methylbut-2-enyl-diphosphate synthase translates to MTVTLGMPAAPARPLGTRRHSRQINVGNVPVGGDAPVSVQSMCTTLTSDVNATLQQIAQLTASGCQIVRVAVPSQDDADALAAIARKSPIPVIADIHFQPKYVFAAIDAGCAAVRVNPGNIKAFDDKVGEIARAAKGAGIPIRIGVNAGSLDKRLLAKYGKATPEALTESALWECSLFEEHDFRDIKISVKHHDPVVMIQAYRLLAQSCDYPLHLGVTEAGPAFQGTVKSSVAFGALLAEGIGDTIRVSLSAPPVEEVKVGTAILESLGLRQRKLEIVSCPSCGRAQVDVYTLANQVSAGLEGMEVPLRVAVMGCVVNGPGEAREADLGVASGNGKGQIFVKGEVVKTVPEAQIVETLIEEAMRLAEEMTADGTPSGEPSVTVS